In Drosophila miranda strain MSH22 chromosome Y unlocalized genomic scaffold, D.miranda_PacBio2.1 Contig_Y3_pilon, whole genome shotgun sequence, a single window of DNA contains:
- the LOC117194809 gene encoding uncharacterized protein LOC117194809: protein MNDKINNILRSPTKPPNGVHQRSVYTNNPSPQASLRVGMTGGQLSQRMSNISLSSGKDSVGHMDRGSSSSLASSATVGTNTITSGISKECANYPVGSQSARPYVQLPGIHISNPPQYGPGNMQEIDAGKMAHNGKALTGRYNATPTYGFDNEQNHCLLPCPMPPPPYALARVSSTRNFELENHTPPACPGSGPIAMTNGTIQLRLRDGVR from the exons ATGAAcgacaaaatcaacaacatcTTGCGCTCGCCCACCAAGCCGCCCAACGGGGTGCACCAGCGCTCCGTctacaccaacaacccatcgccg CAGGCAAGCTTGCGTGTCGGCATGACTGGGGGGCAGCTGTCCCAACGCATGAGCAACATCTCGCTGTCCTCCGGCAAGGACTCCGTGGGCCACATGGatcgcggcagcagctccagtctcGCTAGCAGCGCCACCGTTGGCACCAACACCATCACCAGCGGCATTTCCAAGGAGTGCGCCAATTACCCCGTCGGCAGTCAGTCGGCCCGTCCATACGTCCAACTGCCGGGCATACACATTTCCAACCCTCCCCAGTACGGGCCAGGGAATATGCAGGAAATAGACGCTGGCAAAATGGCGCACAACGGCAAGGCACTCACAGGGCGCTacaatgccacgcccacctatgGCTTCGACAACGAGCAGAACCACTGCCTG TTGCCGTGTCCAATGCCCCCTCCACCATACGCCTTGGCACGCGTGAGCAGCACACGCAACTTCGAGCTCGAGAACCACACACCGCCGGCATGTCCCGGCTCTGGACCCATTGCCATGACGAACGGCACCATCCAGTTGCGCCTCCGCGATGGCGTGCGGTGA